ACGCCCGTAGGGTTTTTTCCCCCGGATACACAACAAAAAAGCGCGGTTGGGGACTTGGCCTTTCCCTTGCTAAACGCATTGTCGAAGAATATCATTTCGGGAAGCTGTATCTTCTCGAAAGTAAACCATTTGAGAAAACAACGCTTGTTATAAGCTTTCCTTTGGAAAAAAGTGCGGTTGTAGAAAAGGGGAAATATGCCCGAAAATAAAAGAATAATTTGGGCTGATGACGAGATATTGCAGCTTAAACCCCATGTTATTTTTCTTGAAGAGAGAGGGTATTCAGTCGAGGAGGTCCATTCCGGGGAGGACGCAGTGGAGCTTGTCCAAAACGGAGAATACGACCTTATAATTCTCGATGAGATGATGCCCGGTATGGATGGGCTTACTACTCTCGAAGAGATTCGCAAAGTAAATAAACACATTCCTATTGTGATGATAACTAAGTCGATGGAAGAAGCCCTTATGGAGGATGCTATCGGCAAGGAGAT
This window of the bacterium genome carries:
- a CDS encoding response regulator, giving the protein MPENKRIIWADDEILQLKPHVIFLEERGYSVEEVHSGEDAVELVQNGEYDLIILDEMMPGMDGLTTLEEIRKVNKHIPIVMITKSMEEALMEDAIGKE